A window from Malassezia japonica chromosome 1, complete sequence encodes these proteins:
- a CDS encoding uncharacterized protein (COG:S; EggNog:ENOG503P921), protein MSEVDEIFAALGQGGAKGSESKSKDDTKSKDDAKRKGDTKRKGDAKSKDDAKRKDDAKRKDDGKRKSEDDSGKKSKKAKSDASTTTATSTSTEKDASAKGTHAEPKPTKPKTRVPTVVHDTSSAARKPAQPAPKQLDNDDAAFADSRGKDRARTEEGFRIFTEDELKLNQGGDTPLCPFDCDCCF, encoded by the exons ATGAGCGAAGTGGACGAAATttttgcggcgcttggccaAGGGGGTGCCAAGGGGAGCGAGTCCAAGAGCAAGGACGACACAAAGAGCAAGGACGATGCAAAGCGCAAGGGAGATACGAAGCGCAAAGGCGATGCAAAGAGCAAGGACGACGCCAAGCGCAAGGACGACGCCAAACGCAAGGACGACGGGAAACGCAAGAGCGAGGACGACTCAGGCAAAAAGAGCAAGAAAGCCAAGAGCGATGCTAGCACAACCACCGCCACAAGCACATCCACGGAAAAAGATGCCAGCGCCAAGGGCACACACGCCGAGCCCAAACCCACCAAGCCCAAGACACGTGTACCGACCGTCGTGCACGACACATCGAGTGCCGCACGCAAACCGGCGCAGCCCGCGcccaagcagctcgacaacgacgacgcggcgttTGCCGACTCGCGGGGCAAGGACC GCGCCCGCACCGAGGAGGGATTCAGGATCTTTaccgaggacgagctcaAGCTGAACCAGGGCGGAG ACACGCCGCTGTGTCCTTTCGACTGCGACTGCT GCTTCTAG
- a CDS encoding phosphatidylglycerophosphatase (BUSCO:EOG09264S4C; TransMembrane:1 (n3-14c26/27o393-411i); EggNog:ENOG503P247; COG:S): MNVPGVLAVASALVRPGILRPHLSVASLAQVDWHKVYASGVRYTRPHEDHLAPALQRSWSECKAVFGSDHILIVSNSAGTRSDPGALAAENVSSQLGVPVLCHASKKPSRRCAQQVVDYFRELAQRGAHPDAVPHVLVIGDRLTTDVVLASRIGRLLGASVPRTDTDLDVHEDVAPRLPLCTAMLTTQLWAPEKLGTRLMRGAENSVLRALVRVGIPPRGGWRTRAAYVGPSWTHDVPDVPLAQLQPEKQPQSILIDAAARQLPPRLVAVLRGVGRAGYHLARMLHLLPVWERVKGGACTVMREVFASVQHTRELTWSAFTAAPVKPWKSTWRTPRSNVLKDAAVPPVGSLRSGTRRRAFSTCAVRRAAPRRGARLPPAVVPPTLFGVPLRQWLFALVAIVILPTGFIGGIKLNDWLAQWRDGDLSHEGDVPAMADFAPPPPEVDEQGATVAQLTKKIQSLERDHFLLRRERTDVQAKLDRLASRLPV, translated from the exons ATGAACGTGCCCGGGGTGCTGGCCGTTGCCAGTGCGCTGGTCCGCCCAGGCATCCTGCGTCCGCACTTGTCTGTTGCAT CCCTTGCACAAGTCGACTGGCACAAGGTGTACGCCTCCGGCGTGCGGTAC ACGCGCCCCCACGAGGACCACCtcgcgcccgcgctgcagcgctcgTGGAGCGAGTGCAAGGCCGTATTTGGGTCCGACCATATCCTCATTGTGAGCAACTCGGCAGGGACCCGCAGCGACCCCggggcgcttgcggcggaAAACGTCTCGAgccagctcggcgtccCGGTGCTGTGTCATGCGTCCAAGAagccgtcgcggcggtgcgcgcagcaggtcgtCGACTACTttcgcgagctcgcgcagcgcggcgcgcaccccGACGCGGTGCCGCACGTCTTGGTCATCGGCGACCGCCTCACGACCGACGTCGTGCTGGCGAGCCGGAtcggccgcctgctcggcgcgagcgtgccgcgcacggatACGGACCTCGATGTGCACGAGGAcgtggcgccgcgccttcCGCTGTGCACCGCCATGCTCACCACCCAGCTGTGGGCGCCGGAgaagctcggcacgcgcctcaTGCGTGGCGCAGAGAACagcgtgctgcgtgcgctcgtgcgtgTGGGCATCCCCCCCCGCGGGGgctggcgcacgcgcgcggcgtacgtcgGCCCGTCGTGGACGCACGACGTgcccgacgtgccgctcgcgcagctccagcCGGAAAAACAGCCCCAGTCGATCCtgatcgacgcggcggcgcgccagctcCCGCCTCGGCTTGTCGCGGTGCTGCggggcgtcggccgcgccggataccacctcgcgcgcatgcTGCACCTGCTGCCCGTGTGGGAGCGTGTCAAAGGCGGTGCATGCACGGTCATGCGCGAGGTCTTTGCGAGTGTGCAGCACACGCGTGAGCTCACCTGGTCGGCGTTTACCGCGGCGCCCGTCAAGCCGTGGAAGTCGACGTGGCGCACCCCCCGTTCGAACGTGCTCAAGGatgcggccgtgccgccggtcggctcgctgcgcagtggcacgcggcggcgtgcctttTCGACGtgtgccgtgcgccgtgc CgccccgcggcgcggcgcgcgcctcccCCCCGCCGTCGTCCCCCCCACGCTCTTtggcgtgccgctgcggcAGTGGCTCTTTGCGCTTGTGGCGATCGTCATTCTCCCGACCGGCTTTATCGGCGGCATCAAGCTGAACGACTGGCTGGCGCAgtggcgcgacggcgacctgTCGCACGaaggcgacgtgccggcGATGGCCGACTTTGCCCCCCCGCCCCCCGAGGTGGACGAGCAAGGCGCGaccgtcgcgcagctcacgAAAAAGATCCAAAG CCTTGAGCGCGACCATttcctgctgcgccgcgagcgcaccgacgtCCAGGCGaagctcgaccgcctcgcgtcGCGCCTGCCAGTGTAG
- the SKI2 gene encoding Antiviral helicase ski2 (EggNog:ENOG503NUCU; COG:A) yields the protein MSAAMAHDEAALDALLRDVSLTPGGPDVEQCREKIAETLLTPKWRPEHAWMTHAQEHWARPPNYESTLAMDPSPSTTSLQFVRSGLHGAVVGYREVVSTTSLQELYQGAAPNMSMQRPMNATHTFVRGKSGASPFRPGGLDDDAVAPDTLAETDEPLEDMALRRVPPGFTRGLDTAAGEGMGAAPEWAERLASNTNPLDRTVITTGDDGLYRMPENAPAPQNDDAVVDEMLPVESIPRMFHGVQAQQPEEKREWAHVVDASKQMTNFHELVPDMAHVFPFELDTFQKQAVYHLERSESVFVAAHTSAGKTVVAEYAIALAMKHMTRCIYTSPIKALSNQKFREFKKTFGAENVGILTGDVQINPEAPCLIMTTEILRSMLYRGADLIRDVEFVIFDEVHYVNDQERGVVWEEVIILLPAHVNIVLLSATVPNTKEFAGWVGRTKKKDVYVISTHKRPVPLEHFIYAGKQLHKIVDANGRFLSGGAHEAFESLKPKQVREREAAGVRGKPPQRGRGAPRGGAVTSGRRGIDRSVFVHLVGLLKKKSLLPVVVFVFSKKKCEEYADSLSSTDLCTAKEKSEVHIVVERSLMRLKDADRELPQIQRMREMLSRGIGVHHSGLLPIMKELVEILFQRGLVKVLFATETFAMGVNMPARSVVFSGARKNDGTGFRFLLPGEYTQMSGRAGRRGLDATGVVILVASDDIPEVNGLNKMLLGQSSKLKSQFRITYSMVLNLLRVEALKVEEMIKRSFSENSTQRLLPQQQAKLKEVEGKMANMENDMKLLSLPYAQLERLYDASRDAVQLNETLLALAYHHSQGSKCLASGRVVLLRDGYFDHAPAFIVRPVTGEHFLVLAVIPESKRSVNSIRADAVPPMWISSTIAEPMRAPDLIPVIREVPLSSIAFVTSFVENIPAPSIQTRRPSAMRRAMELMRPAITAIVECLDAAKSDAPTAITSLEVDWARLRRMDFQEAKNARDLALAELVPLQGLVSEPNFARDYQRMQKFKDLERKAAKISASLSDQNLDLLPDYHQRVDVLKALRFIDPDSETVLLKGRVACEMKSANELILTELILDNTFIEYEPEEIAALLSVFHFKEKTLDDPSLPARLKEGFDRIVDVADRVSAVQTAHQLSTEDDASSLKTGLMEVVYHWAKGTDFQTIMQMTDVGEGTIVRCITRLDETFREVRDASRVIGDMDLLQKMETCQQLIRRDIVFAASLYF from the exons ATGAGTGCGGCGatggcgcacgacgaggcggcgcttgaCGCGCTGCTTCGCGACGTTTCGCTCACGCCCGGCGGCCCTGACGTCGAGCAGTGCCGGGAAAAGAtcgccgagacgctgctGACGCCCAAATGGCGGCCCGAGCATGCTTGGATGACGCACGCCCAAGA ACACTGGGCGCGCCCCCCCAACTATGAGTCGACGCTGGCGATGGATCCCTCGCCGAGTACGACGTCGCTGCAGTTTGTGCGCTCTGggctgcacggcgccgtcgtcggctACCGCGAAGTGGTCTCTACAACGTCGCTCCAGGAGCTGTaccaaggcgctgcgcccaaCATGTCGATGCAGCGCCCTATGAATGCGACGCACACGTTTGTGCGCGGCAAGTCGGGGGCGTCTCCCTTCCGCCCCGGCGGCCTGGACGACGATGCGGTCGCACCGGATACCCTTGCCGAGAccgacgagccgctggAGGACATGGCCCTCCGCCGCGTCCCCCCCGGCTTCACGCGCGGCCTGGACACGGCTGCGGGCGAGGGCatgggcgcggcgcccgagtGGGCTGAACGCCTTGCGTCGAATACCAACCCCCTGGACCGTACCGTGATCACGACCGGCGACGATGGACTGTACCGCATGCCCGAAaacgcgcctgcgccacaGAACGATGATGCGGTGGTCGACGAGATGCTCCCGGTGGAGTCGATTCCGCGCATGTTCCACggcgtgcaggcgcagcagcccgAAGAGAAGCGCGAGTGGGCGCATGTCGTCGACGCCAGCAAGCAAATGACCAACTTCCACGAGCTGGTGCCCGACATGGCGCACGTCTTTCCGTTCGAGCTGGATACCTTTCAGAAGCAGGCTGTCTACCACctggagcgcagcgagtcTGTGTTTGTCGCCGCGCACACCTCCGCCGGCAAGACGGTGGTAGCCGAGTACGCGATTGCGCTCGCGATGAAGCACATGACGCGCTGCATCTACACGTCGCCGATCAAGGCGCTCTCGAACCAAAAGTTCCGCGAGTTTAAAAAGACGTTTGGCGCGGAAAATGTTGGTATCCTCACCGGCGATGTGCAGATCAACCCAGAGGCGCCGTGCCTGATTATGACGACCGAGATCCTGCGCAGCATGCTTTATCGCGGTGCAGATCTCATCCGCGACGTCGAGTTTGTCATCTTTGACGAGGTCCACTATGTCAACGAccaggagcgcggcgtcgtgtgGGAAGAGGTGATTATCCTTCTTCCTGCGCACGTCAACATTGTGCTCCTCTCTGCCACGGTGCCGAACACGAAAGAGTTTGCGGGCTGGGTCGGCCGTACGAAAAAGAAGGACGTCTATGTCATCTCGACGCACAAGCGCCCTGTCCCCCTCGAGCACTTTATCTACGCCGGCAAACAACTGCACAAGATCGTCGATGCGAACGGGCGCTTCctctcgggcggcgcacacgaGGCATTCGAGTCGCTGAAGCCCaagcaggtgcgcgagcgcgaggcggcgggcgtgcgcggcaagccgccgcagcgtggccgcggcgcgccgcgcggcggcgccgttacgtccggccgccgcggcattGACCGCTCCGTGTTTGtgcacctcgtcggcctcttGAAGAAGAAGTCGCTCTTGCCTGTCGTCGTCTTTGTCTTTTCGAAGAAAAAGTGCGAGGAGTACGCCGACAGCCTGTCGAGCACCGACCTATGCACTGCGAAAGAAAAGAGCGAGGTGCACAttgtcgtcgagcgcagcctGATGCGCCTCAAGGACGCCGATCGCGAGCTGCCGCAGAtccagcgcatgcgcgagaTGCTCAGCCGGGGCATTGGTGTGCACCACAGTGGTCTGCTGCCGATTATGAaggagctggtcgagaTTCTCTTCCAGCGCGGCCTGGTCAAGGTGCTCTTTGCGACCGAAACCTTTGCGATGGGCGTCAATATGCCTGCGCGCTCCGTCGTCTTTtccggcgcgcgcaagaACGACGGCACGGGCTTCCGTTTCCTGCTCCCGGGCGAGTACACGCAAATGTCGGGTCGTGCCGGCCGCCGTGGCCTGGACGCGACGGGTGTCGTGATCCTCGTGGCCTCGGACGACATCCCCGAAGTGAACGGGTTGAATAAGATGCTCCTCGGCCAGTCGAGCAAGCTCAAGTCCCAGTTCCGTATCACCTACAGCATGGTCCTCAACCTCTtgcgtgtcgaggcgctcaaggtCGAGGAAATGATCAAGCGCTCCTTCTCGGAGAACtcgacgcagcgcctcttgccCCAGCAGCAGGCCAAGCTCAAAGAGGTCGAGGGCAAGATGGCGAATATGGAGAACGACATGAAGCTGCTGTCGCTGCCCtatgcgcagctcgagcgcctatacgacgcgtcgcgcgacgcagtGCAGCTCAACGAGACGCTGCTGGCGCTGGCCTACCACCATTCGCAAGGCAGCAAGTGCCTTGCCTCGGGCCGTGTCGTCCTCTTGCGCGACGGCTACTTTGACCACGCCCCTGCGTTCATCGTGCGCCCGGTGACCGGCGAGCACTTTTTGGTGCTTGCCGTGATTCCCGAGTCGAAGCGCAGCGTGAACAGCatccgcgccgacgccgtgccgccgatgTGGATCTCGTCGACGATCGCCGAGCCGATGCGTGCGCCCGACCTGATCCCTGTGATCCGCGAGGTGCCGCTGAGCTCGATTGCGTTTGTCACGTCGTTTGTCGAAAACATCCCTGCGCCCTCGATCcagacgcgccggccgtcggcgatgcgccgtgCGATGGAGCTTATGCGCCCCGCGATCACGGCGATTGTCGAgtgcctcgacgcggccaagagcgacgcgccgacggccatCACCTCGCTGGAAGTCGACtgggcgcgcctgcgccgcatggaCTTCCAAGAGGCCAAGAACGCACGCGAtctggcgctcgccgagcttgtGCCGCTGCAGGGCCTCGTGTCGGAGCCCAACTTTGCACGCGACTACCAGCGCATGCAAAAATTCAAGgatctcgagcgcaaggcggccaAGATCAgtgcgtcgctctcggacCAGAACCTCGACTTGTTGCCAGACTACCACCAGCGTGTCGACGTGCTGAAAGCGCTGCGCTTTATCGACCCCGATTCGGAGACGGTCCTGCTCAAGGGCCGCGTGGCGTGCGAGATGAAGAGTGCCAACGAGCTGATTCTCACCGAGCTGATCCTTGACAATACCTTTATCGAATACGAGCCGGAGGAgattgcggcgctcctctcCGTCTTTCACTTTAAGGAaaagacgctcgacgacccgTCGCTTCCCGCACGGCTCAAGGAGGGCTTTGACCGGAttgtcgacgtcgcggACCGCGTGTCGGCCGTGCAGACCGCGCACCAGCTCAGCACGGAGGACGACGCATCGTCGCTCAAGACGGGGCTTATGGAGGTCGTCTACCACTGGGCCAAAGGCACCGATTTCCAGACGATCATGCAGATGACCGACGTCGGTGAAGGCACGATTGTGCGCTGCATCACGCGCCTCGATGAGACCTtccgcgaggtgcgcgacgcgtcgcgtgtGATTGGCGACATGGACCTCCTGCAAAAGATGGAGACGTGTCAGCAGCTGATCCGCCGCGACATTGTCTTTGCGGCGAGTCTCTACTTTTAG
- a CDS encoding uncharacterized protein (EggNog:ENOG503P5D6; COG:S) produces the protein MVGASGIAGCEVLLHLTSDIVWVYPPQTPNTPSQDKTLDGVVEIECPSDRMIQGVQIQLRGSQMVGMPSGGTTPKERNQLRWEEHVVLDRTLRFQENDNEGHTVREQGSRGRSLKERIRDKATGLDDPNAVGAVGLFLERGVHDFEFHFIIPAWTAPYERCKYGRTRYTITATALGAGRGGAGVTAQREAFVIQQQTADGGPYPLEMQYHDVHEALGLISIGLTSASLTVGGIATLALVHPNPPPNVNVHLVRVFVEQKYELYNHQTASWVSAPLDKLRVWDIGTLPRTGSAGIPNSPALWAQGVLCAAGIQPSLRLGAAAVKSYPMVQPLEPSLEVDERPLAQVPDAGKYGYRIKTVVRLPDDNRLRPTTARGTRTDIRITHELGVEVLFSRTDVLDDRVDSEMYGQPKVQVFSMAKPVSIPSCAFTFDSIHLPPYSEESPVSCPASPSHTRQRSETSTGASGITTQTRTPPNGGALASEPEWNRLIHSLTNSLSAHTIRSHVSSRTSSRAASRDPSPTRLGFRSRPNSRPPSPPADGPSGATTPVYAVLRPNDLQRPRSGPALVPANDRSAPRNLPAGSPWAVSHLPPRIGESHDMCNCGQPTDRLIEAEERFVEGAPTAPGAWIDTASGSAVPPPWTPTSRPTSPTREWLSSYTSNVVPATVAAKDESPPVERVHSANGSMAHAYLPRTPLGGHNGSSYFGSAYTSPNF, from the exons ATGGTGGGCGCCAGCGGCATTGCCGGATGTGAAGTCCTGCTTCACCTCACGAGTGACATCGTATGGGTCTACCCTCCCCAGACGCCCAATACCCCCAGCCAGGACAAGACGCTGGATGGTGTAGTGGAAATCGAGTGCCCG AGCGATCGTATGATCCAAGGTGTGCAGATCCAGCTGCGTGGCTCGCAGATGGTGGGTATGCCATCCGGTGGAACGACGCCAAAGGAGCGGAACCAGCTGCGATGGGAGGAAcacgtcgtgctcgaccgcaCGTTGCGTTTCCAGGAGAACGACAACGAGGGGCACACAGTGCGCGAGCAAGGCTCGCGGGGTCGCTCGCTCAaggagcgcatccgcgATAAGGCGACCGGCTTGGATGACCCGAACGCAGTCGGGGCCGTCGGCCTGtttctcgagcgcggcgtgcacgacTTTGAATTCCACTTTATCATCCCGGCATGGACCGCGCCGTACGAGCGCTGCAAGTACGGCCGTACGCGCTACACCATCACCGCTACGGCACTgggcgcagggcgcggtGGCGCGGGCGtcacggcgcagcgcgaagCGTTTGTCATCCAGCAGCAGACGGCCGACGGCGGACCGTATCCCCTCGAGATGCAGTACCACGAcgtgcacgaggcgctcggcctgatCTCGATCGGCCTCACCTCTGCCTCGCTCACTGTCGGCGgcatcgcgacgctcgcgctcgtacaCCCTAATCCCCCGCCCAACGTCAACGTGCACCTGGTCCGTGTGTTTGTCGAGCAAAAATACGAGCTGTACAACCACCAGACCGCCTCGTGGGTCTCGGCACCACTCGATAAGCTGCGTGTGTGGGATATCGGCACGCTCCCGCGCACCGGCTCCGCGGGCATCCCCAACAGCCCGGCGCTCTGGGCACAGGGCGTGCTGTGTGCCGCGGGCATTCAGCCCAGcttgcgcctcggcgcggcggccgtcaAGTCCTATCCGATGGTCcagccgctcgagccgtcgctcgaggtcgacgagcggccgcttgcgcaggtgcCGGATGCAGGCAAGTACGGCTACCGCATCAAGACGGTCGTACGCCTGCCGGACGACAACCGCCTGCGGCctacgacggcgcgcggcacacgcaccgACATCCGCAtcacgcacgagctcggtgtCGAAGtgctcttttcgcgcaccgacgtgctcgacgaccgtgTCGACAGCGAAATGTACGGCCAGCCCAAGGTCCAGGTCTTTTCGATGGCGAAGCCGGTGTCGATTCCGTCGTGTGCGTTTACCTTTGACTCGATCCACCTGCCGCCCTACTCGGAAGAGTCGCCCGTGTCCTGCCCCGCGTCCCCGTCGCACACTCGGCAGCGCTCCGAGACGTCCACCGGAGCGAGCGGGATTACGACGcagacgcgcacgccgcccaatggcggcgcgcttgcgaGCGAGCCCGAGTGGAACAGGCTCATTCACTCGCTCACCAACTCGCTGTCCGCGCACACGATCCGCTCGCACgtctcgtcgcgcacgtcgtcgcgtGCCGCAAGCCGCGAtccgtcgccgacgcgcctcggcttCCGCTCGCGGCCCAACTCGCGACCTccgtcgccgcccgcggatgggccgagcggcgcgacgacgcccGTATatgccgtgctgcgccccAACGACCTGCAGCGGCCACGCTCGGGCCCTGCGCTTGTCCCGGCCAACGAccgctcggcgccaagGAACCTCCCGGCGGGCTCGCCGTGGGCCGTCTCGCACttgccgccgcgcatcggcgagaGCCACGACATGTGCAACTGCGGCCAGCCGACCGATCGCCTGATCGAGGCGGAAGAGCGCTTTGTCGaaggcgcgccgaccgcgccgggcgcctgGATCGacacggcgagcggcagcgcggtgccgccgccgtggaCGCCGACATCACGCCCGACGAGTCCCACGCGCGAGTGGCTCTCGTCATACACGTCGAACGTGGTGCCGGCCACGGTCGCGGCCAAGGACGAGTCCCCGCCCGTGGAGCGTGTGCACAGTGCCAACGGAAGCATGGCGCACGCCTATCTCCCCCGCACACCGCTCGGCGGCCATAATGGCTCGAGCTACTTTGGCAGTGCGTACACCAGTCCCAATTTCTAG
- the ARC35_1 gene encoding Arp complex subunit (COG:Z; EggNog:ENOG503NV59) yields the protein MILLGAENTLIRDLLTSRFATPAAVDQTFTDFDGVAYHMESTKEGPLTLSMDIRCWPELVEQGVEASLRDVYGGWMRAQVEPDYCVTLEFDYQAVPAAGPERDALIHTVSLLKRNALAAPFERAFEQQAQLEQQFDPSGPPPPGTLIPIHYRADEAMYILPAHDRVTVVFSTRFDEETDRVFGKVFLQEFVDARRQPSIQNAPQVLYSSKEPPLEIRSVAGLQRGDDTGYVTFVLFPRHFQHPDVPLP from the exons ATGATCCTGCTCGGTGCGGAGAACACGTTGATCCGTGACCTGCTCACGAGCCGGTTTGCGAC ACCCGCTGCGGTGGACCAGACGTTTACCGACTTTGATGGCGTGGCGTACCATATGGAGTCGACCAAGGAAGGGCCGCTCACCCTCTCGATGGACATCCGGTGCTggcccgagctcgtcgagcaaggcgtcgaggcgtcgctgcgcgacgtgtaCGGCGGCTGGAtgcgcgcgcaggtcgagccGGACTACTGCGTGACGCTCGAGTTTGACTACCAGGCGGTGCCCGCGGCGGGCcccgagcgcgatgcgctcatCCACACCGTGTCGCTGCTGAAGCGCAatgcgcttgcggcgccgTTTGAGCGTGCGttcgagcagcaggcgcagctcgagcagcagtTTGACCCCAGcggcccgccgccgcccggcacgcTCATCCCGATCCACTACCGtgcggacgaggcgatgTACATTCTCCCAGCGCACGACCGTGTGACGGTGGTGTTTAGCACGCGCTTTGACGAAGAGACGGACCGTGTATTCGGCAAGGTATTCCTCCAAGAGTTTGTCGACGCCCGGCGCCAGCCCTCGATCCAGAACGCGCCGCAGGTGCTCTACTCCTCGAAGGAGCCCCCGCTGGAGATCCGCTCGGTCGCgggcctgcagcgcggcgacgacaCGGGCTACGTGACATTTGTGCTCTTCCCCCGGCACTTTCAGCACCCCGACGTGC CTCTTCCGTGA
- a CDS encoding uncharacterized protein (EggNog:ENOG503NZ19; COG:A), producing the protein MVPAQAEAAATLPPTAALPRLRREPGLGAVEDALAYLECLYAPRVGWPEELNDRLEAMSADATERAYAIDWLTRLLASELAWLEDDVPRRVAYERAATLLTGCTSALESGDVVREFAFPLDGAPTLCLEVRDASLPPSDAHSKQGAAEAAAAVGVQTYASSVIMSDWLVTDLGFFHAAFRGAPCKEPFTIVELGAGTGIVGMVAARILAERGTPKAKVYITDYHADVMANLQYNLDTYLFPDPSMAERVDVVCEPLDWRALHAQLHPDAAADGVACRLPPPQSASLLLAADVVYDPMHATWLLGAIVYLLRQPDTDPDARAHILVPVRSAGRLAGLYATIDTAIAACAAPHNGYVLTTLSQRTLPRRRGLGRDDEGKYIWTELGWTT; encoded by the coding sequence ATggtgccggcgcaggcggagGCCGCTGCGACGCTGCccccgacggccgcgctgccgcggctgcggcgcgagccgGGCCTCGGTGCGGTAGAGGACGCGCTGGCGTACCTCGAGTGTCtgtacgcgccgcgcgtgggGTGGCCCGAGGAGCTGAacgaccgcctcgaggccaTGTCTGCCGACGCGACCGAGCGCGCGTACGCGATCGACTGGCTCACGCGCCTCCTTGCGTCGGAGCTGGCGTGGCTGGAGGacgacgtgccgcggcgtgtggcgtacgagcgtgcggcgacgctccTAACCGGGTGCACGtccgcgctcgagtcgggcgacgtcgtgcgcgaATTTGCGTTtccgctcgacggcgcgccgacgctgtGCCTGGAAGTGCGCGACGCATCGCTGCCGCCGTCTGACGCACACAGCAAGCAAGGTGCGGCAGaggccgccgcagccgtcggcgtgcagACCTATGCGAGCTCAGTGATTATGAGCGACTGGCTCGTGACGGACCTGGGCTTCTTTCACGCGGCGTTccgtggcgcgccgtgcaaGGAGCCGTTTACGATCgtggagctcggcgcggggaCCGGCATCGTTGGCatggtcgccgcgcgcatcctcgccgagcgtgggACGCCAAAAGCAAAAGTGTACATTACCGACTATCACGCCGACGTGATGGCCAATCTGCAGTACAACCTCGACACCTACCTCTTCCCCGACCCCAgcatggccgagcgcgtggacGTCGTGTGCGAGCCGCTGGACTGGCGCGCTTTgcacgcgcagctgcatcccgacgcggccgccgacggcgtcgcgtgccgGCTTCCGCCCCCCcagagcgcgtcgctgctgctcgccgccgacgtggTCTACGACCCGATGCACGCGACGTGGCTCCTTGGGGCGATCGTCTACCTCTTGCGCCAGCCGGATACGGACCCcgatgcgcgtgcgcatATCCtggtgccggtgcgctcTGCCGGGCGCCTTGCCGGGCTCTATGCGACGATCGACACGGCGATTGCCGCGTGTGCGGCGCCCCACAACGGCTACGTGCTCACGACGCTgtcgcagcgcacgctgccgcggcgccgtgggctcggccgcgacgacgaagGCAAGTACATATGGACAGAGCTGGGCTGGACTACCTAA